The genomic segment AAggtaaaactaataataatagcaGGAACAATGTCTAATTCAGGATATTAATTGCATTTAGATATATATTGACCTTTTCAGGCCTGTGTATAACAGAGATGGGACAGATGCAGAAAAACGTGCCTgagctgtgttttaattaactttgGTTTTAAATGATGCGCTGCCTCGGCTATAACCCATGAATTCAACCACATCATCACAGGAGCTAGGACAGGTTGGAGTCTGCAGCTTCTTCCAGCTTGTGGACTGACATGTTTATACCATcattattcaaaaatgttttataccgTATGTCTATTTACCATAGCATCAGCAATATTGGAGCTGGGAGACTTGAAGGGTTTATCTGTGGACTGGAAGAAAACTTTGAAGCTTTGGAAAATTtggattttccatttttctattttctgttttttctgttgtctCTTATAAGACTAAAGAGTGAATCGATCAGTTTAGAAATTAATAAGACATATTATATGAACGTCTCTGTCTGctcaattattaatttatttctggatttttttttttttaattatgctaaaaggcaaaaacaactTCATGGATATCTACAGTCATTCAATGTGTGAACaatctcatatttattttttagggaaCAATCACATGAAGGAAGAAAACTACAGATGTGCGGTGGAGTGTTACACAAAGGCCATTGAATTGGACCTAAGAAATGCTGTGTACTACTGCAACAGGTACAGTATAGACAGCAAGTAATGTGATTTCACATCTAACTTTGTATTTCGACAGTAGTGTGGTCCACGGATGATTTTGGTACAATAGCAGATACAGTAAACTGAACTGAGTAGGAAAAGATGATCATGATCATGAGCTGAATATTTGATCAGTAtaactgaacatttaaaataaaacagctgatgaagGTAAAGTCTCAACTGAACACTTTGCAGGGCTGCAGCTCACAGTAAACTGGGAAACTACACAGAAGCAACTGGTGACTGTGAGAGAGCCATCGGGATTGATCCCACCTACAGTAAAGCATACGGGCGGATGGGGTGAGTTCAGTGAAGGTCACTTCCCCGTGTTTTATTGAGCCTTCGACCTTCGGAGGCCTGTCAGTTAAAACGTGTGGCCCTCTCCTTTGTGGCTCCAGGTTGGCGTTGACAGCAATGAACAAATACTCAGAGGCCATTTCCTATTTCAAGAAAGCTTTGGTATTAGACCCTGAGAATGATACCTACAAATCCAACCTGAAGATTGCAGAACAGAAGCAAAAAGAGGCAACGAGTCCTGTAAGTTTTTTTCCTGCCAGCCCTTATTTTGTTAAGCAAGATCACGTATGTCCGATACGGCTCACATACACTGCATTATCTCGTTGTGACTATTTTGAGCTTTGTGTGTCTATCAACGTGTGCCACAGATAGCTGCTGGATTGGGATTTGACATGGCTAGTTTAATCAACAACCCTGCCTTCATCAGCATGGTAAGACTCCAAATTTATTAAGTATATGCAATGGATGCAAGCGACATTAGTGTATCTGCTGGAGTCAGGTGTCGTattcttgttttgcttttcccTAATTAGTCCCATGAGTGACAGTTAGCCTGTTAGTGAACGAGAGTTATTGTCTAGTGGAAAAGGACCTGGTGTGGCCCTGAAGGATGCACACTTTTAAAATTATGACCCATGGGAATCCCTGCCAGGCCAAAGCGGCTTCTACAAGCGTGCTGACGGTTTTATAGCTgcaacaatgacaaacacatcTAAATCAGATGGGCGCCTATGTTCATTCAAGGCCCACAGCACTACATCATAGGTTGTTTCTCTCACTAAATTGCCAGTGTATTAAGAAGTAAATCGACCTTGTAACGCGCCGTGAGAGACGCGATGGGCTTCAGCGTGATTTGTGTTTACAGGCTGCGAGTGTGATGCAGAACCAACAAGTGCAGCAGCTGTGAGTCTCAAAAGTACCTTATTACATTCAGGTTtgcttaaaaagtaaaagtgtgaAGTGGCAGTATTTCATAAATACTTTGAATATACTGTGCTGTAACTCATTGTCACTGTGTGGTCAGTATGTCAGGAATGATGTCGAATGCTGTCGGGGGTCCTGCAGCGGGAGTGGGAGGACTGTCAGACATTTCCAGCTTGATTGAAGCGTAAGTACACTCACCTCACAGTAAAAAAGGATTTGGTTAACTGAatcattatacattttaaagagtTTCATGTGACTTCTCTGTTATTTATGGTGAAATATATTAAAGGAATAGATTCAATCGTATTGGAAAACACTACTCAGGCTTTAAGGttaatttaaagctacaaaactgttttaatgttttaacattttacttgaGTATATCCATTTTCTCATACTTCATACTTTACTACATTCGAGAGGTAAATATTTTCCTATGTCTatgattcagattcagattaataaaaaaaatatattgtaataatGAGACTTTTGTTTAACCTCTATTGTAAGTTCGCAACCCATCAAGCAGTAAGTAAAgtaattaaaactaatattattCTATTCTAACATAGGATCATCACAGTAGTGAATAAGGTTGTTAAATAAAGCTCCATCATTCTTAGCTCTAAAATTCAAGTGATGGACATGTTAATGTATCATTATCCAATCCGATAATGTATTAATTTCTGTAAAATAAGTCATTCATAATAAAAGATTGTACTTTTGCTTAAGAATTTTTGATTGCAGGATGTTTTCTCATACTAGAGTATTTCTGCACTGCTTTTATAGGATAGTAATTTCTCTGTTGTTTCAAAATAATGTTGTGGGTAAAGACGGCTTGAAACCTTTAAATTGATGTGACACGTTGAAATTGCAGAGCCCGAACATAGTGGGAAATACAgtgtttcctcttcttcttttgacAGCACTTTATTGCAGGGAAGCCAGAAAGgaatttgctttctttctttgttgttgcGTCTAATTTAGCTTTCCAGTCTGAAAAGATAAGATTAGATGGGGGGGGACTCAACTTCTTCTCATTTTGCTATGTGTGAGCTGTTCAGCAGGTAAACAAAGTTGTCTCGTGTCTCTGTCAGGGGACAACAGTTTGCCCAGCAGATTCAGCAGCAGAACCCAGAGCTGATAGAGCAGCTGAGGAACCACATCCGGAGCCGCTCCTTCAGCGGCAGCGCGGAGGAGCACTCATGATCCGCTCAGGTGTTCtacttttagatttaaatgaaaCCCTATCTGACCACGTAAAACAAAAGTCATATAATTCCCAACATGCATTACTTTCATTTTAGCCACTCATCTTTTCAGAGGGAGGGCAACCATACGGCGCGATTACAATCTCTACACCCATTTCTTAGAAGTCCCCGGCAGAGCTCGACTGAAGAGACGCGGATGGGGGTTGAAGGTACTCGACTGCGATTAAAGGCCCTGGAGTGGAGAGATGAGGGCCTGGAGACTGGACCATGAGAGGAAGCATCCTGCACATTTAGAGCAAAACATCTTATAAATACTtaatcatataaaaaaaaaaaaaaaaaaaaaagctagtaACGCATTCAGCCCAGTGACAGAACACAAGTTTAAATCTTTCTTCAGAGATCATGTTTTATATGTGCTGAAAATACTGCGCTCTTCATGTTTTGAGTTGAGGATCCTTCTGACCAGTCATGATAAATAGAGGGTCAGGGAGGAATGTACTTTGACAGCATTGCAGGGAGCAATTTCTGCTTATGCACATAGAATACACATAGGATGCCAGATTTACCTTGTTTATATTACATcctgtttatattatttttgtacacaGAGCTCACTCGACTTCTTTACTGGACAGTGGTTACCATCCAGTCCTTGAACATGTAGGACTCACATCACTGCTTTTCAATGAGTACGACGTAACGTTTAACTGTATAGGAGTGTTAACAGCCTGCATTATGTTGTTATTGCACTTTAGCAAGAATAAATATCCCCTTTAATGCTATTTAATTGTTCAAATTACTAATACTGACACATTCACATTATTTTGCATGCTTAAATCTGGTATTTGAGATCAGGTACTTAATGGAAACAAATAGGTCTGCTGAGGAATCACAATGTTTTGTCTTAAACATGTGAATAAACGTCTTGAAATTCAACCAGACTCATTCGTTTTTTGTATTAGTAGTACCACtattaaaaaaggcaaaaatgatTTTAGGGGAAAGGTTTTAGGCTCATTGAATAGTGTGAATCCAAGTTTTACCTGTCATTCCAGAGAATAGGTGGTAAGAGACTAGTGCAGTTATGaggtacttttacttcactggagtatttacttttgttttactaCAATTCAAACATCaataatgttctttttaatCCACCACTTTTATTAGTTCCTAGTTACTGTCAACAGATGTAGATTcttataaatgtatgtgtgtgtgtgtgtgtgtgtatatatatatatatatatatatattttactagtgaatcatgattttttttattttacaggtcaACCACCTGTGAATGGTGGTTGAAATGGTCAAACTCCGCTCTCTTTGCAAGCCACTGTTGTTGTTTGACACCAAGTTACACAGACCTTTTcctcatgttttattcagtcaGAAATGCAGACAccatgaaatgtgtttttaaaagcaatagGAAATAAGATTAAAGAggttttattaacatttgtgcacatttacaTGATTATTTTCAAAGAAAGGGATTTATATTATTCacaactcattttaaaataaagtattatgCCCtcaggttgaaaaaaaaaaaaaaaaaaaaaagagtgaaatgtCAGCATAACATGCAGACGTCCACTGTTGGTCCAGTCAtatctaaaatgaaaaaagctaaGTAAAAGTTCTAGCACTCATTGCTCGTATACGGgcaaaccacacacacttgTGCAATGTCATCATATTCGTACGTCCTCTTCAGAAATGTATCTGTGAGTCTCAATCCGGAAATGCTCTAAAATAAAGAGGTGAGGAATATGGCTTTactgaaaatgaccaaaaacacacaacgaTCCATTTCCCTAACAGGTTCAAAATCTTACCTGTAGACCCTGGACAGATGAAAGGAGTGTGAggggcagagacagagaggcacCTGGACTAAGTTTCCCAAGCTGTCGCCCTGATATACCACACCAGTGGATCGATGTGGTGTTGCACATCTCCAGCACAAGGTCCATAATTCTCTCACTACAGCACGAAGGTCAAAGAAAAGCAGACCGTTACTGCCTCGTATCTGAAACTCCAATCCATCCACACTGTGACAACGTAACTGCCGGTCTAAGGACTCCTACCTGCAGTTGGTGATTTTACAGATGATGTCGAAAGGTTCTTCGAGGTTCACGGTGTCAGGAATCATTTCCAAAGACAGCCTGATGTCTCCATACCCTGGAGCCTGGAGGACATACGAGAGTGGACCCAtaacaaacaattaaacaaggcaataaaaaaaagttaggcCTTTAATTTGGCATTAGTAGAAACGGTATTTAATACCATTCTTTGTAGCTGACTGGTCTGAAGCCTTCCCCTCTCCCCAAGATTTGTCTTCCATACAATGTCAAGCTTGCCTATCACCGTCACACCCTTGAGGACTCCAGCTTTCTCTGCATACTCTGGCTTTGGCTTTAAGCAGTATAGGTACTGCCGCGTGTCCATGGGCTGCAGATAGGACATTTTCCCAAATGTAGACTCTCTGGCAGAAGACAAGTATTAGACTCAGCGTACAAGACGATggtcaattaaaacatttacaaccaCATCTAAAGCAAAAATTATTTAGATCAACTAAAGTGCTTTTACTCTtcacttccacatgtgaccGCGTTGAGCTCTGTGACGTTGTACATTATGGACGGCTCTAGAGAGACTTTTTCCATATACATTGGTGAGGTGGTGATGTTCTGAATCTGAGCCTCCAGGAAAACTTCATCTGTCTGGAGTGGAGAAGCCACAAGTCACACTAATCATTGCTGCTCACAGTTAAGCACAATTACACAGCCGCAAGGCAAACTGAGCAAGACATAACGTTTGTCTTTATGTATTAAGAGAGGTTAGACTTATGCAAAATCCTACTGACTTAAAGCAGAGgctcacattttttcaaatctgTCTTCAAACAATATTCCCATGCACTTACAATAATTTGAAGAATTATTAGCTGCTCTAGCTGCTTTCTTCTATATTGCTCACGGAGAGACACCTTCCTCACAAGATTTGAATGTATTAAGAGATGGGTGGCAAAAGCCACAGCCTAAAACATTCAAGGTAAACAAAATAAGCGAGTGTTTTCTAAAGAGTGTGTTTTTAGTAGGAAAGCGACTCTTTGACTTACAACTCCACAGCGTTTTAGCAAGGAAAATGTCAGCAGAAACAAAATGGGAGAATTTGACTTGGCCACATTGGGCATGTGAGTATTGTTTGGAGACAGACTTTGCAATGAATAACATTCCTCAACAACCCCGCAAACAAATATAGAAGCATTAATTACACAAATTAGATTCTATTAAGTTTGCTCAGTGTACCTTCGAGGGCATTGTTAGTATAATTGCCGCCCAGCAGAGTTTACAGAAGGAGCTGCAGTGGCATTCAATATGCTCTCTCAAACATCAACTAGTTCTGTGTTTATGACTAAACAAGTCATTGGAAGCCTTCGTGCCATCTCAATCAAGGGCCGTTTAGAATACAGTTTGATGTGGAaccaatagatttttttaaaacattgctaAATAACCTTTCCAAAATACCACAATTACAGTACATGTAGATTAAAGCAAAGGCCTCCAATACCAAAAAGCAGTGAATTAACtaagtaaaaatatttgtctgtATAGGACAGTTGCTTCACGTAGAAAACTAGTTGATTATTTGGGAGAGCAGCACTCTCTGCTCTGTTCacctgtcattgtttttttttagtgcaaCCTCTACTTTACAGTGATACaatgaaaaagaagcagaggtTAGTTCATGCCGGCAGTTCATAAAATAACAACTGACAATCAACCATCGTCCGAATGAGGTAAACCGCACGGCTTAGCATCTCTGCATCATGCAAAGCCATTCCAGTGCCTCAAACCTCACATTTTATTAGCCCcaatttaatatatttgttcCGTTAACTCTAAGACACCTACGACCCAATGGTAAGCGAttgttacaaaaatgtatttcaggtTTTTAAGCCCTGAAATAAGGCCTGTTCCATCAAACCTTTAAACcagcaaaacaaaagttaaaaattacatttcatacATGACATAAGCATAGAAATCATGACAGAAAACGAATTAATTACACTGAATCCCACCGAATGGTATGAAGTTCTATAATCATTGCAATCACCACCCATCACAATTTGACACCACAAACTTTACCAAATTAAAAGCCCCAAGCTTGTGTAGGATGAAAATGCAGGAAAGCGCAGGTGCCAAAGAAAGGGCAAAGGAAAAAACCACGAGAATCTTCCTTTGCACCTTTCTATTGACCgcagaaagaaaaagtctgCTGCAccaaaaaagaattaaaagaagCTAATGTTCagcaatgaaaacagaaaataaa from the Channa argus isolate prfri chromosome 18, Channa argus male v1.0, whole genome shotgun sequence genome contains:
- the sgtb gene encoding small glutamine-rich tetratricopeptide repeat-containing protein beta — encoded protein: MAVEKRLAYSIVQFLRDQTHCGALNSDEQESLEVAIQCLETTFKISSSDCHLAVPQPLTEIFLNSLLKNDNITIPETSPSPEDIERAEQLKNEGNNHMKEENYRCAVECYTKAIELDLRNAVYYCNRAAAHSKLGNYTEATGDCERAIGIDPTYSKAYGRMGLALTAMNKYSEAISYFKKALVLDPENDTYKSNLKIAEQKQKEATSPIAAGLGFDMASLINNPAFISMAASVMQNQQVQQLMSGMMSNAVGGPAAGVGGLSDISSLIEAGQQFAQQIQQQNPELIEQLRNHIRSRSFSGSAEEHS
- the trappc13 gene encoding trafficking protein particle complex subunit 13 isoform X3, which produces MREDPSTIKGAETLMLGEMLTLPQNFGNIFLGETFSSYISVHNDSNQIVKDILVKADLQTSSQRLNLSASNSAVAELNPECCIDDVIHHEVKEIGTHILVCAVSYTTQHGEKLYFRKFFKFQVLKPLDVKTKFYNAESDLSSVTDEVFLEAQIQNITTSPMYMEKVSLEPSIMYNVTELNAVTCGSEEESTFGKMSYLQPMDTRQYLYCLKPKPEYAEKAGVLKGVTVIGKLDIVWKTNLGERGRLQTSQLQRMAPGYGDIRLSLEMIPDTVNLEEPFDIICKITNCSERIMDLVLEMCNTTSIHWCGISGRQLGKLSPGASLSLPLTLLSSVQGLQSISGLRLTDTFLKRTYEYDDIAQVCVVCPYTSNEC
- the trappc13 gene encoding trafficking protein particle complex subunit 13 isoform X2 produces the protein MDVTQAKQEHLLALKVMRLTKPTLFTNLPVTCEDQDLPGDLFGQLMREDPSTIKGAETLMLGEMLTLPQNFGNIFLGETFSSYISVHNDSNQIVKDILVKADLQTSSQRLNLSASNSAVAELNPECCIDDVIHHEVKEIGTHILVCAVSYTTQHGEKLYFRKFFKFQVLKPLDVKTKFYNAETDEVFLEAQIQNITTSPMYMEKVSLEPSIMYNVTELNAVTCGSEEESTFGKMSYLQPMDTRQYLYCLKPKPEYAEKAGVLKGVTVIGKLDIVWKTNLGERGRLQTSQLQRMAPGYGDIRLSLEMIPDTVNLEEPFDIICKITNCSERIMDLVLEMCNTTSIHWCGISGRQLGKLSPGASLSLPLTLLSSVQGLQSISGLRLTDTFLKRTYEYDDIAQVCVVCPYTSNEC
- the trappc13 gene encoding trafficking protein particle complex subunit 13 isoform X1, with the protein product MDVTQAKQEHLLALKVMRLTKPTLFTNLPVTCEDQDLPGDLFGQLMREDPSTIKGAETLMLGEMLTLPQNFGNIFLGETFSSYISVHNDSNQIVKDILVKADLQTSSQRLNLSASNSAVAELNPECCIDDVIHHEVKEIGTHILVCAVSYTTQHGEKLYFRKFFKFQVLKPLDVKTKFYNAESDLSSVTDEVFLEAQIQNITTSPMYMEKVSLEPSIMYNVTELNAVTCGSEEESTFGKMSYLQPMDTRQYLYCLKPKPEYAEKAGVLKGVTVIGKLDIVWKTNLGERGRLQTSQLQRMAPGYGDIRLSLEMIPDTVNLEEPFDIICKITNCSERIMDLVLEMCNTTSIHWCGISGRQLGKLSPGASLSLPLTLLSSVQGLQSISGLRLTDTFLKRTYEYDDIAQVCVVCPYTSNEC